One stretch of Schizosaccharomyces pombe strain 972h- genome assembly, chromosome: III DNA includes these proteins:
- the mug72 gene encoding oxidoreductase, with amino-acid sequence MSEEDTSKLRILSVGSNAISAFISWRLSESKACHTTLIWRNRCESVLSEGIRIRSSVFGSTKWKPDVVAPTVEQLAMNSEPFDYIFVCLKILPSVYNLDTAIKEVVTPGHTCIVLNTTGIVGAEKELQHAFPNNPVLSFVLPDQFAQRGPLQFEHTTFAADSAKSVIYVGLTEEEDDVPDSVQDAMIETLTLTLEAGGVSCDFLSKIQKKQWETGVGHMCFYPLSIINDEPNLALMYRLKSFAKVIDGLMDEAFSIAQAQGCEFEPEKLDVLKRHIVNRMLATPRPSYPYQDYIAHRPLEVAVLLGYPVEIAKELGVSVPRMETLLALFDAKNKRNLTVRAGTPQSSPNFNPAMRRSPVGAASRSPSRSTIGISNRIGSVDDLLNTRQFTSSPIGGSMPKGPNSIYKIPSASMVNLSSPLVTSPSGLNPTGRPSRFGGRVRGNPLTMNKAGSVSDLLSTSTNMASSDALETASMIGVPSAMPPNSFDMLTLTQRRNRRNNQSSSPPAPSDRRYTMGARRPVQTRGMTDSVIPILEDPMSTLYDTSRYPTRNSKPATPKASRPPSIASTVHRRMD; translated from the exons ATGTCGGAAGAAGATACATCTAAGCTTCGCATATTAAGTG TCGGAAGCAATGCGATTTCTGCATTTATCAGCTGGCGTCTCTCCGAGAGTAAGGCTTGTCATACTACTTTAATTTGGAGAAATCGTTGCGAGAGTGTTCTTTCTGAAGGTATCCGTATTCGTTCAAGTGTTTTTGGTTCAACTAAATGGAAACCGGATGTTG TTGCCCCGACAGTTGAGCAGCTTGCTATGAATTCTGAACCGTTCGACTATATTTTTgtatgtttaaaaattcttcCATCAGTATATAATTTAGATACAGCAATTAAAGAGGTAGTTACCCCTGGCCACACGTGCATCGTCTTAAATACCACTGGTATAGTAGGAGCCGAAAAAGAATTACAGCACGCATTCCCTAATAATCCGGTTCtctcttttgttttgccTGATCAATTTGCTCAAAGGGGGCCTCTCCAATTTGAGCATACCACATTTGCTGCGGATTCTGCTAAAAGTGTCATTTATGTTGGACTCACTGAAGAGGAGGACGATGTCCCCGATTCAGTTCAAGATGCAATGATCGAAACTCTTACATTAACTTTGGAAGCAGGTGGTGTCTCTTGTGActttctttccaaaattcAGAAAAAGCAATGGGAAACAGGGGTTGGTCATATGTGTTTCTACCCATTGTCTATTATAAATGACGAACCAAATTTAGCGTTAATGTACCGCCTTAAGTCTTTTGCAAAAGTAATTGATGGTCTGATGGATGAAGCATTTTCCATTGCACAAGCCCAAGGCTGCGAATTTGAACCTGAAAAGTTGGATGTTTTGAAACGTCATATTGTCAACCGTATGCTTGCAACTCCTCGACCTTCTTATCCTTATCAGGATTATATTGCACATCGACCTTTGGAGGTTGCAGTTTTATTGGGTTACCCAGTCGAAATCGCCAAGGAGCTTGGCGTATCCGTTCCTCGTATGGAAACTTTACTAGCTCTGTTTGAtgctaaaaataaaagaaatttaactGTGAGAGCTGGAACGCCTCAATCTTCCCCCAATTTCAATCCTGCAATGCGTCGCTCTCCAGTGGGTGCTGCCTCACGCTCACCATCTCGCTCCACCATTGGCATATCTAACCGTATTGGAAGTGTCGATGACTTGTTGAACACTAGACAGTTTACTTCTTCTCCTATCGGAGGCTCTATGCCCAAAGGTCCCAACTCCATATACAAAATTCCTAGTGCTTCTATGGTAAACTTGTCTTCGCCTCTCGTTACCTCTCCTTCAGGCTTGAATCCCACGGGCAGGCCTTCACGTTTTGGAGGTCGCGTTCGCGGCAATCCTTTAACGATGAACAAGGCTGGCTCTGTTTCTGATCTTTTAAGTACTTCTACTAACATGGCTAGCTCGGATGCCTTGGAAACTGCGTCCATGATAGGTGTGCCTTCAGCCATGCCTCCAAATTCGTTTGATATGCTGACATTAACTCAAAGGCGAAATCGTCGAAATAATCAATCTTCCAGTCCTCCTGCGCCGTCCGATCGACGCTATACTATGGGTGCTAGGCGTCCAGTTCAAACAAGAGGAATGACCGATTCAGTGATCCCTATTTTAGAGGATCCAATGTCAACTCTTTACGATACTAGTCGTTACCCTACTAGGAATTCCAAACCGGCGACTCCAAAGGCTTCTCGGCCTCCTTCGATTGCCTCTACGGTGCATCGTAGGATGGACTAG